One part of the Rhodococcus oxybenzonivorans genome encodes these proteins:
- a CDS encoding metal-sulfur cluster assembly factor, whose amino-acid sequence MSETQTPDTDVAAGTEQPTADQTEKPSTSGAVPAPERLEELEEAMRDVVDPELGINVVDLGLVYGISEDEDVVILDMTLTSAACPLTDVIEDQARGALVRSGLCNDLRINWVWLPPWGPDKITEDGREQLRALGFTV is encoded by the coding sequence ATGAGCGAGACGCAGACCCCGGACACGGATGTCGCTGCCGGAACGGAGCAGCCGACTGCCGACCAGACCGAGAAGCCCTCCACCTCAGGAGCGGTTCCCGCCCCTGAGCGGCTCGAGGAACTCGAGGAAGCGATGCGCGACGTCGTCGATCCGGAGCTCGGCATCAATGTCGTCGATCTGGGACTCGTCTACGGCATCAGCGAAGACGAGGACGTGGTCATTCTCGACATGACCCTCACCTCGGCGGCGTGCCCGCTGACCGACGTCATCGAGGATCAGGCGCGTGGCGCACTGGTGCGCAGCGGTTTGTGCAACGACTTGCGGATCAACTGGGTGTGGCTGCCGCCGTGGGGTCCGGACAAGATCACGGAGGACGGGCGCGAGCAACTACGCGCTCTCGGCTTCACCGTCTGA
- the sufU gene encoding Fe-S cluster assembly sulfur transfer protein SufU has translation MRMEQMYQEVILDHYKHPHGRGLREPFGAEVHHVNPTCGDEVTLRVHVTDDGTVADVSYDGQGCSISQASTSVLTDQVVGMPVDRALQTVAAFSEMVGSRGTVEGDEDVLGDGIAFVGVSKYPARVKCALLGWMAFKDAVVQIVADKDPVATEDGEPARIGGQAS, from the coding sequence GTGAGAATGGAACAGATGTACCAGGAGGTGATCCTGGACCATTACAAGCATCCACACGGTCGGGGCCTGCGGGAGCCGTTCGGTGCGGAGGTGCATCACGTAAATCCCACGTGCGGTGACGAAGTGACCTTGCGGGTGCACGTGACCGACGACGGCACGGTCGCCGACGTGTCCTACGACGGACAGGGTTGTTCCATCAGCCAGGCATCCACCTCCGTTCTCACCGATCAGGTCGTGGGTATGCCGGTGGACAGGGCGTTGCAGACGGTCGCGGCGTTCAGCGAGATGGTCGGCAGTCGCGGTACCGTCGAGGGAGACGAGGACGTCCTCGGTGACGGCATCGCCTTCGTCGGCGTCTCGAAGTACCCGGCCCGCGTCAAATGCGCGCTGCTGGGATGGATGGCATTCAAGGACGCCGTTGTTCAGATCGTGGCCGACAAGGATCCGGTCGCGACAGAAGACGGCGAACCAGCTCGAATCGGAGGACAGGCATCATGA
- a CDS encoding cysteine desulfurase, translating into MTTSVSVFDVTRIREDFPILARTVRDGKPLVYLDSGATSQRPTQVLDAEREFLTTCNAAVHRGAHQLAEEATDAYENARAAIAAFVGADSDELVFTKNATESLNLVTHVLGDDRFDRHLGPGDEIVITELEHHANLVPWQELARRTGATLRWYGVTDDGRIDLDSLELTDAVKVIAFTHQSNVTGAVAPVEELVRRARAVGALVVLDACQSVPHMAVDFHALGVDYAAFSGHKMLGPSGVGVLYGKRELLNAMPPFITGGSMIETVTMERTTYAPPPQRFEAGVPMTSQVVGLGAAVRYLEDIGMDAVAAHEHTLVEATLEALGAIDGVRIIGPTSSADRGGAVSFVVDGIHAHDLGQILDDEGVAIRVGHHCAWPLHRRFGVAATARASFALYNTLDEVAALAAAIRRAQDFFGEAPA; encoded by the coding sequence ATGACCACCTCGGTGAGCGTGTTCGACGTCACCAGGATCCGGGAGGATTTCCCGATCCTGGCTCGAACGGTGCGCGACGGAAAACCGCTGGTGTACCTCGATTCGGGCGCGACATCGCAGCGCCCGACTCAGGTGCTCGACGCCGAGAGGGAGTTTCTGACGACATGTAATGCGGCGGTGCACCGGGGCGCGCACCAACTCGCCGAGGAGGCCACCGATGCCTACGAGAACGCTCGTGCGGCCATCGCGGCGTTCGTCGGTGCGGACAGCGACGAATTGGTGTTCACCAAGAACGCGACGGAGTCGCTGAACCTCGTCACCCACGTGCTCGGTGACGACCGTTTCGATCGGCACCTCGGACCGGGCGACGAGATCGTGATCACCGAACTCGAACACCACGCGAACCTTGTGCCGTGGCAGGAACTTGCCCGGCGCACGGGCGCCACGCTGCGCTGGTACGGAGTCACTGACGACGGCCGGATCGATCTCGACTCCCTCGAGTTGACCGACGCAGTCAAGGTCATCGCGTTCACGCACCAGTCGAATGTCACGGGAGCAGTAGCGCCGGTCGAGGAGCTGGTCCGGCGTGCCCGCGCAGTCGGCGCTCTCGTCGTGCTGGACGCATGCCAATCTGTGCCGCACATGGCTGTCGACTTCCATGCGCTCGGTGTCGACTACGCGGCGTTCTCCGGTCACAAGATGCTCGGGCCTTCCGGGGTGGGCGTTCTTTACGGCAAGCGCGAGCTGCTCAACGCGATGCCGCCGTTCATCACCGGCGGATCGATGATCGAGACCGTCACCATGGAGCGCACGACATACGCGCCACCGCCGCAGCGGTTCGAGGCGGGCGTGCCCATGACGTCGCAGGTAGTCGGTCTCGGCGCAGCGGTGCGCTACCTCGAGGACATCGGGATGGACGCCGTCGCGGCGCACGAGCACACGCTCGTCGAAGCCACGCTCGAGGCTCTCGGAGCCATCGACGGAGTACGGATCATCGGTCCGACCTCGTCAGCGGACCGGGGTGGCGCCGTCTCATTCGTGGTCGACGGGATCCACGCACACGACCTCGGTCAGATTCTCGACGACGAGGGCGTGGCGATCCGCGTCGGACACCATTGCGCGTGGCCACTGCACCGGAGGTTCGGAGTCGCAGCCACCGCCCGGGCGTCGTTCGCCCTGTACAACACACTCGACGAGGTCGCGGCGTTGGCTGCTGCGATCCGTCGAGCGCAGGACTTCTTCGGGGAGGCGCCCGCGTGA
- the sufC gene encoding Fe-S cluster assembly ATPase SufC — MSTPDASPEISVLEIKDLHVDVAHTDENAEPINILKGVNLTVRSGETHAIMGPNGSGKSTLSYAIAGHPKYQVTSGSITLNGENVLEMTVDERARAGLFLAMQYPVEVPGVSMSNFLRTAATAVRGEAPKLRHWVKEVKEALTELDIDPSFGERSVNEGFSGGEKKRHEILQLGLLKPKIAILDETDSGLDVDALRVVSEGVNRYKERDHGGILLITHYTRILRYIKPEYVHVFVGGRVVESGGPELADELEANGYERFTQAAATQGA, encoded by the coding sequence ATGTCTACCCCTGACGCTTCCCCCGAAATCTCCGTCCTGGAAATCAAGGACCTCCACGTCGACGTTGCACATACCGACGAGAACGCGGAACCCATCAACATCCTCAAGGGCGTCAACCTGACGGTGCGCTCCGGCGAGACCCACGCGATCATGGGGCCCAACGGCTCCGGCAAGTCGACGCTGTCCTACGCCATCGCCGGGCACCCCAAGTACCAGGTGACCTCCGGGTCGATCACCCTCAACGGTGAGAACGTCCTCGAGATGACCGTCGACGAGCGGGCCCGTGCCGGCCTGTTCCTCGCCATGCAGTACCCGGTCGAGGTTCCCGGTGTGTCGATGTCCAACTTCCTTCGCACCGCGGCCACCGCCGTGCGCGGCGAGGCGCCGAAGCTGCGCCACTGGGTGAAGGAAGTCAAGGAGGCTCTCACCGAGCTCGACATCGACCCGTCCTTCGGGGAGCGCAGCGTCAACGAAGGGTTCTCGGGTGGCGAGAAGAAGCGCCACGAGATTCTGCAGCTCGGTCTCCTGAAGCCGAAGATCGCGATTCTCGACGAGACCGACTCCGGCCTCGACGTGGACGCTCTGCGTGTCGTCTCCGAGGGAGTCAACCGCTACAAGGAGCGCGACCACGGCGGAATCCTGCTCATCACGCACTACACCCGCATTCTGCGGTACATCAAGCCCGAATACGTGCACGTGTTCGTCGGCGGACGTGTCGTCGAGTCGGGCGGGCCGGAACTGGCCGACGAGCTCGAGGCCAACGGCTACGAGCGCTTCACCCAGGCTGCCGCAACGCAAGGAGCATAA
- the sufD gene encoding Fe-S cluster assembly protein SufD, whose product MTTPETGVEKLGVEGAVAGENPRIERTATGSPIVNKGEVFTSFDVKAFEVPGGRDEVWRFTPLRRLRGLHDGTAVANGAVTVDVAGPDTVQVETVGRDDFRLGKAGVPADRVAAQAYSGFESATVVTVGREVEVPETINITVTGPGEGKVAFGHLQIRLEAFAKATVVLDQRGSGTFAENVEFVLGDSARLTVVAVQDWADDAVHVAAHHARLGRDAVLRHNAVSLGGDLVRLSATVKYDGPGGDAELLGLYFADAGQHFEQRLLVDHSQPHCKSNVVYKGALQGDPNSGKPDAHTVWIGDVLIRAAAEGTDTFELNRNLVLTDGARADSVPNLEIETGEIVGAGHASATGRFDDEQLFYLRARGIPEDQARRLVVRGFFHEIINKIAVAEIRERLEAAVEAELAAVGV is encoded by the coding sequence GTGACCACGCCAGAAACCGGTGTTGAGAAGCTCGGCGTCGAAGGCGCTGTCGCGGGAGAGAATCCGCGGATAGAGCGAACCGCGACCGGCTCGCCGATCGTCAACAAGGGTGAGGTTTTCACCTCCTTCGACGTCAAAGCCTTCGAAGTTCCGGGGGGTCGCGACGAGGTCTGGCGATTCACTCCGCTGCGTCGCCTGCGCGGGTTGCACGACGGAACGGCCGTCGCGAACGGTGCCGTCACAGTTGATGTCGCGGGTCCGGACACGGTGCAGGTCGAGACCGTCGGCCGAGACGATTTCCGGCTCGGCAAGGCAGGCGTGCCCGCCGACCGAGTCGCCGCGCAGGCGTACTCGGGATTCGAGTCGGCCACCGTCGTGACCGTCGGCCGTGAGGTCGAGGTTCCCGAGACGATCAACATCACGGTCACGGGTCCGGGCGAGGGCAAGGTGGCGTTCGGCCACCTGCAGATCCGGCTCGAGGCATTCGCCAAGGCCACTGTCGTGCTCGACCAACGGGGCAGCGGAACCTTCGCCGAGAATGTGGAGTTCGTTCTCGGTGACAGCGCCCGCCTCACCGTTGTCGCCGTGCAGGACTGGGCCGACGACGCCGTCCACGTGGCAGCGCACCACGCGCGCCTCGGGCGCGATGCGGTGCTGCGGCACAACGCGGTCAGCCTCGGTGGCGACTTGGTGCGTCTGTCCGCAACCGTGAAGTACGACGGTCCCGGCGGCGACGCCGAACTGCTCGGCCTGTACTTCGCCGATGCCGGACAGCACTTCGAGCAGCGCCTGCTGGTGGATCATTCACAGCCGCACTGCAAGTCGAATGTGGTGTACAAGGGTGCGCTGCAGGGCGACCCGAACTCGGGCAAGCCCGACGCGCACACCGTGTGGATCGGCGACGTGCTGATCCGGGCAGCTGCCGAGGGTACGGACACGTTCGAGCTGAACCGCAACCTCGTCCTCACCGACGGAGCGCGAGCCGACTCGGTCCCGAACCTCGAGATCGAGACCGGCGAGATCGTCGGCGCCGGGCACGCGAGTGCCACCGGTCGATTCGACGACGAGCAGCTGTTCTACCTCCGCGCCCGGGGTATCCCGGAAGACCAGGCGAGGCGACTCGTCGTGCGTGGGTTCTTCCACGAAATCATCAACAAGATCGCCGTCGCCGAGATCCGCGAGCGTCTCGAAGCCGCCGTCGAGGCCGAACTCGCCGCAGTCGGCGTCTGA
- the sufB gene encoding Fe-S cluster assembly protein SufB — translation MTVTSDQVTSAASANAEPLTQEETIASLGHYGYGWSDSDAAGASAKRGLSEDVVRDISAKKSEPDWMLDIRLRALKTFDKKPMPNWGSNLEGIHFDNIKYFVRSSEKQAESWEDLPEDIKNTYDKLGIPEAEKQRLVAGVAAQYESEVVYHSIREDLESQGVIFLDTDTGLKQHPELFREYFGTVIPAGDNKFSALNTAVWSGGSFIYVPPGVHVDIPLQAYFRINTENMGQFERTLIIVDEGASVHYVEGCTAPIYKSDSLHSAVVEIIVKKGGHCRYTTIQNWSNNVYNLVTKRTKVEAGGSMEWVDGNIGSKVTMKYPAVWMMGEHARGEVLSVAFAGEGQHQDTGAKMLHLAPHTSSTIISKSVARGGGRASYRGLVQVNKGAYGSKSTVKCDALLVDQISRSDTYPYVDIREDDVTMGHEATVSKVSDDQLFYLMSRGLTEDEAMATVVRGFVEPIAKELPMEYALELNRLIELQMEGAVG, via the coding sequence ATGACCGTCACATCAGACCAGGTGACATCCGCTGCGTCGGCAAATGCCGAGCCGCTCACGCAGGAAGAGACCATCGCCTCGCTCGGGCATTACGGGTACGGCTGGTCCGATTCGGACGCGGCAGGTGCCAGCGCCAAGCGCGGTCTGTCCGAGGACGTCGTGCGCGACATCTCCGCGAAGAAGAGCGAGCCCGACTGGATGCTGGACATCCGCCTACGCGCGCTGAAGACCTTCGACAAGAAGCCGATGCCGAACTGGGGTTCCAACCTCGAGGGCATCCACTTCGACAACATCAAGTACTTCGTGCGCTCGAGCGAGAAGCAAGCCGAGAGCTGGGAAGATCTGCCCGAGGACATCAAGAACACGTACGACAAGCTGGGCATCCCCGAGGCGGAGAAGCAGCGCCTCGTGGCAGGTGTCGCAGCACAGTACGAGTCCGAGGTGGTGTACCACTCGATCCGTGAAGACCTCGAGTCGCAGGGTGTCATCTTCCTCGACACCGACACCGGATTGAAGCAGCACCCCGAGCTCTTCCGTGAGTACTTCGGCACGGTCATTCCCGCCGGTGACAACAAGTTCTCCGCCCTGAACACGGCCGTCTGGTCGGGTGGATCGTTCATCTATGTGCCGCCGGGCGTGCACGTGGACATCCCGCTTCAGGCGTATTTCCGTATCAACACGGAGAACATGGGCCAGTTCGAGCGAACACTGATCATCGTCGACGAAGGTGCGTCGGTGCACTATGTCGAGGGTTGCACTGCGCCGATCTACAAGTCGGATTCTCTGCACTCCGCCGTGGTCGAGATCATTGTGAAGAAGGGCGGCCACTGCCGCTACACGACCATCCAGAACTGGTCGAACAATGTCTACAACCTGGTGACCAAGCGCACCAAGGTGGAGGCCGGCGGATCCATGGAATGGGTCGACGGCAACATCGGCTCCAAGGTCACGATGAAGTACCCGGCCGTGTGGATGATGGGCGAGCACGCGCGTGGCGAGGTTCTCTCCGTGGCGTTCGCGGGAGAGGGACAGCACCAGGACACCGGTGCGAAGATGCTCCACCTCGCGCCCCACACGTCGTCCACCATCATCAGCAAATCGGTGGCTCGCGGCGGTGGACGTGCGTCCTACCGCGGACTCGTTCAGGTCAACAAGGGAGCGTACGGGTCGAAGTCGACCGTCAAGTGTGACGCTCTGCTGGTCGATCAGATCAGCCGTAGCGACACCTACCCCTACGTCGACATCCGCGAGGACGACGTGACGATGGGCCACGAGGCGACCGTCTCCAAGGTGAGCGACGACCAACTGTTCTACCTCATGAGCCGCGGGCTGACCGAGGACGAGGCCATGGCAACCGTGGTGCGCGGCTTCGTCGAGCCGATCGCCAAGGAGCTCCCGATGGAGTACGCCCTGGAACTGAACCGCCTGATCGAACTGCAGATGGAAGGGGCGGTGGGTTAG
- a CDS encoding helix-turn-helix transcriptional regulator, with amino-acid sequence MKTDATTRASKESAVQARSSALPAGTASPVAAGHEGHTRAAVVKLLLEDGPITASEIGTRLGLSAAGVRRHLDALLESGEAREASAGAARHRGRGRPAKYFQITAKGRGRLGHAYDDLAGAAMRQLREVGGDAAITDFARRRVQAIVGEVEPASAQTPEDLEQTADAIADAFTSAGFAASTRPVGNGVQICQHHCPVSHVAEEFPELCDAEQEAFAQLLGTHVQRLATIANGDCACTTHVPLVPPAGPK; translated from the coding sequence GTGAAAACGGATGCGACCACCCGAGCGAGCAAGGAAAGCGCTGTTCAGGCGCGTTCCTCTGCGTTGCCGGCCGGCACCGCATCTCCCGTCGCCGCCGGCCACGAAGGCCACACCAGGGCGGCCGTGGTGAAGCTCCTGCTCGAGGACGGGCCCATCACCGCGTCGGAGATCGGCACTCGGCTCGGTCTCAGTGCCGCGGGTGTACGTCGCCACCTCGACGCGCTGCTGGAGTCGGGCGAGGCCCGGGAAGCGTCCGCAGGTGCGGCGCGCCATCGTGGTCGCGGACGCCCCGCCAAGTACTTCCAAATCACCGCCAAGGGTCGCGGGCGGCTCGGCCACGCCTATGACGATCTTGCCGGTGCAGCGATGCGTCAACTGCGCGAAGTTGGTGGAGACGCTGCGATCACCGACTTCGCCCGGCGCCGCGTCCAGGCAATCGTCGGTGAGGTCGAGCCCGCCTCCGCTCAGACCCCCGAGGATCTCGAACAGACCGCGGATGCCATTGCGGATGCGTTCACGAGCGCCGGATTCGCGGCGTCCACGCGCCCGGTCGGAAACGGTGTCCAGATCTGCCAGCACCACTGCCCGGTCTCGCATGTCGCCGAGGAGTTCCCCGAATTGTGCGACGCCGAGCAGGAAGCGTTCGCGCAGTTACTGGGCACGCACGTTCAGCGGCTGGCCACGATCGCGAACGGTGACTGCGCCTGCACCACGCACGTTCCACTCGTACCGCCGGCGGGGCCGAAATAG
- the mptB gene encoding polyprenol phosphomannose-dependent alpha 1,6 mannosyltransferase MptB, translated as MPQIPENPDSSRVQPIRAARVALRHSTAFGRRALGIDGRSPRPSVAAVLHGDEVETAGLNAQETAQLRGIRRFGATGAVLMAVGALGAGAQPVLQNPVQGLRFIGLPARIPSVALTLTMTGTVMIVLAWLLLGRFAIGNLQSGPVRRLNRSQLDRTLLLWVIPLSVAPPMFSKDVYSYLAQSEIASRGLDPYAIGPAGALGVDHVLTRTVPTIWRDTPAPYGPLFLWMGRGISALTDDNIVAGIFLHRLLALAGVAMIVWALPRLARRCGVAEVSALWLGAANPLLLFHLVAGIHNEALMLGLMLAGIELALRSIEHAGPIRGRSLLLLLSGAALITLSSTIKIPSLLALGFVGMALARRWGANLRAVITAAALLGGVALVVTLAISTSSGLGIGWVHTLGTANAVRSWMSIPTLLGLGTGLAGVLLGLGDHTTAMLSLTRPIASVVAAFITLRMLVAVLMGRIHPVGALGVSLGAVVLLFPVVQPWYLLWAVLPLAAWATAPAFRVPAIAFSSVVSVILMPNGGEYQPFVIVQAAIATVFTAGTLIVITRNRLPWRVGPEPVRAVADTLRQPAAGADAESRGTGRVTPGQGLR; from the coding sequence GTGCCGCAGATCCCCGAGAACCCGGACTCGTCCCGCGTCCAGCCGATCCGCGCGGCTCGCGTCGCTCTCCGACACTCCACCGCATTCGGACGCCGGGCACTGGGAATCGACGGCCGGTCGCCGCGTCCGTCCGTCGCGGCCGTTCTCCACGGTGACGAGGTGGAAACCGCCGGACTCAACGCGCAGGAGACCGCGCAGCTGCGCGGAATCCGCAGATTCGGCGCCACCGGGGCCGTGTTGATGGCGGTGGGTGCGCTCGGCGCCGGCGCCCAACCGGTGTTGCAGAACCCTGTGCAAGGGCTGCGATTCATCGGCCTTCCGGCGAGAATCCCGAGTGTCGCACTGACACTGACCATGACCGGAACCGTGATGATCGTCCTCGCGTGGCTGCTGCTGGGGCGATTCGCGATCGGCAACCTGCAGTCGGGTCCGGTCCGGCGGTTGAACCGCTCGCAACTCGATCGCACCCTGCTCTTGTGGGTGATCCCACTGTCCGTGGCGCCCCCGATGTTCAGCAAGGACGTCTACTCCTACCTCGCGCAGAGTGAGATTGCGTCACGGGGGCTCGATCCGTATGCCATCGGTCCGGCGGGCGCACTCGGCGTCGACCACGTCCTCACCCGGACCGTTCCCACCATCTGGCGCGACACCCCCGCACCGTACGGTCCCCTTTTCCTCTGGATGGGCCGGGGAATCAGTGCTCTGACCGATGACAACATCGTCGCCGGCATCTTTCTGCACCGGCTGCTCGCACTGGCCGGCGTAGCGATGATCGTGTGGGCACTGCCGCGGCTGGCGCGGCGCTGCGGCGTCGCCGAGGTGAGCGCGTTGTGGCTGGGCGCGGCCAACCCACTCCTGCTGTTCCACCTCGTCGCCGGCATCCACAACGAGGCCTTGATGCTCGGATTGATGCTCGCCGGCATCGAACTCGCGCTGCGGTCCATCGAACACGCCGGACCGATTCGTGGCCGATCACTACTGCTGCTGCTGTCGGGAGCGGCGCTCATCACCCTGTCGTCGACGATCAAGATCCCGTCCCTGCTGGCACTGGGCTTCGTCGGGATGGCGTTGGCGCGGCGCTGGGGCGCGAACCTGCGAGCGGTAATCACCGCCGCAGCCCTGCTCGGTGGCGTTGCACTCGTCGTCACACTCGCCATCAGCACATCCAGCGGGCTCGGGATCGGGTGGGTCCACACGCTCGGGACGGCGAATGCGGTTCGCAGCTGGATGTCGATCCCCACCCTTCTCGGCCTGGGCACCGGACTCGCCGGCGTCCTCCTCGGCCTCGGCGACCACACGACCGCGATGTTGAGTCTCACCCGGCCGATCGCGTCGGTAGTGGCCGCGTTCATCACACTCCGCATGCTGGTGGCCGTCCTCATGGGACGCATTCACCCGGTCGGCGCACTCGGTGTGTCGCTCGGGGCGGTGGTACTGCTGTTCCCGGTGGTCCAGCCCTGGTATCTCCTGTGGGCAGTCCTCCCGCTCGCGGCGTGGGCGACGGCACCGGCCTTCCGGGTGCCTGCCATTGCGTTCTCCTCGGTGGTCAGCGTCATCCTGATGCCCAACGGCGGCGAGTACCAGCCGTTCGTCATCGTCCAGGCGGCCATCGCGACCGTGTTCACGGCGGGAACTTTGATCGTTATCACACGCAACCGGCTGCCCTGGCGTGTCGGGCCGGAACCTGTCCGCGCCGTCGCCGACACACTCCGACAGCCCGCCGCAGGCGCGGACGCCGAAAGCCGGGGCACCGGCCGGGTCACACCAGGCCAAGGCTTACGCTGA
- a CDS encoding ABC transporter ATP-binding protein has translation MTSRTPGSAQPAVRLEGVVKTFDGVRAVNNLDLLVEQAQVVALLGPNGAGKTTTVEMCEGFVRPDSGRVQVLGLDPIADAGKVRARIGVMLQGGGAYPGSRAGEMLDLVAAYSADPLDPDWLLRSLGLEDSRRTPYRRLSGGQQQRLSLACALVGRPELVFLDEPTAGLDAQARLMVWELIDALRRDGVGVLLTTHVMDEAEELADQLVIIDHGSVVAAGTPSEVTSRGAEGQLRLTAPAGLDLARLTLPDTFRVFESTPGTYLVEGPIDPAVVAAVASWCADLGALIHDIRVDQRSLEDVFLELTGRELRG, from the coding sequence GTGACCTCGCGAACGCCCGGATCGGCGCAACCCGCTGTACGCCTGGAAGGCGTGGTGAAGACCTTCGACGGCGTGCGGGCAGTGAACAACCTCGATCTGCTCGTCGAACAGGCGCAGGTCGTTGCACTGCTGGGTCCGAACGGGGCAGGCAAGACCACCACGGTCGAGATGTGTGAGGGCTTCGTCCGGCCCGACAGTGGACGCGTGCAGGTACTCGGCCTCGACCCGATCGCCGACGCGGGGAAGGTTCGCGCACGGATCGGCGTGATGCTGCAAGGTGGCGGCGCCTACCCGGGGTCGCGGGCCGGGGAGATGCTCGACCTCGTCGCCGCTTACTCCGCAGATCCGCTCGACCCCGACTGGCTGTTGCGCAGCCTGGGTCTCGAGGATTCCCGTCGTACCCCGTACCGCCGGTTGTCGGGTGGGCAGCAGCAACGGTTGTCGTTGGCGTGCGCCCTGGTCGGTCGCCCCGAACTGGTGTTCCTCGACGAACCGACCGCCGGGCTCGACGCCCAGGCGAGGCTGATGGTGTGGGAACTCATCGACGCCCTGCGCCGCGATGGAGTCGGTGTGCTGTTGACGACGCACGTCATGGACGAAGCCGAAGAACTCGCGGATCAACTCGTCATCATCGACCACGGGTCGGTCGTGGCGGCCGGCACGCCCAGCGAGGTGACGAGCCGCGGCGCCGAGGGTCAGCTCCGACTTACCGCGCCGGCCGGCCTCGATCTCGCCCGGCTCACACTTCCGGACACGTTCCGTGTCTTCGAGTCCACACCCGGGACCTACCTCGTGGAGGGCCCGATCGATCCGGCGGTGGTGGCCGCGGTGGCCTCATGGTGCGCTGATCTCGGCGCACTGATCCATGACATCCGGGTCGACCAGCGCAGTCTCGAAGACGTGTTCCTCGAACTGACCGGCCGGGAACTGAGGGGATGA
- a CDS encoding ABC transporter permease encodes MTMNASDRLTDNRFAPGTFSPDPRPSAAAVMLRAQTALELKLLLRNGEQLLLTMFIPITLLVGLCLLPIGDLGATRVDKVVPAVMMVAVMSTAFTGQAIAVGFDRRYGALKRLGATPLPTWGIIAGKSAAVVLVVALQSVLLGAIGAALGWRPSVWGLALGAAVIALGTVTFAAMGLLLGGTLRAEIVLALANILWFIMVGVGSVVFVTGELSVLLHTGARLIPSGALALALDAALRGAIDVVSVVVLLVWGVAAGVLAARTFRFT; translated from the coding sequence ATGACCATGAACGCCAGCGACCGTCTGACGGACAACCGATTCGCGCCGGGCACATTTTCCCCCGATCCGCGTCCCAGCGCGGCCGCAGTCATGCTTCGAGCACAAACCGCTCTCGAACTGAAACTTCTACTGCGCAACGGCGAACAGCTTCTGCTGACGATGTTCATCCCGATCACCCTGCTGGTCGGTCTGTGTCTACTTCCTATCGGTGACCTCGGAGCGACCCGGGTCGACAAGGTGGTCCCCGCTGTGATGATGGTGGCCGTCATGTCCACGGCCTTCACAGGCCAGGCAATCGCAGTCGGCTTCGACCGCCGCTACGGCGCCCTCAAGCGGTTGGGCGCCACTCCCCTTCCGACCTGGGGAATCATCGCGGGAAAAAGCGCCGCAGTCGTCCTGGTCGTGGCACTGCAGTCGGTTCTGCTGGGTGCGATCGGCGCCGCCCTCGGATGGCGGCCGAGCGTGTGGGGTCTGGCACTCGGGGCGGCGGTCATCGCGCTGGGCACGGTGACCTTCGCCGCCATGGGACTACTCCTGGGCGGAACGCTGCGGGCCGAGATCGTTCTGGCGTTGGCGAACATTCTGTGGTTCATCATGGTCGGCGTGGGAAGCGTCGTCTTCGTCACCGGTGAGCTCTCCGTGTTACTTCACACAGGCGCCAGGCTGATCCCCTCCGGCGCTCTGGCCCTGGCGTTGGACGCCGCGCTCAGGGGAGCGATCGACGTAGTCAGCGTCGTTGTTCTCCTGGTATGGGGCGTCGCCGCCGGGGTTCTCGCGGCGAGGACGTTTCGGTTCACATGA